From a single Micromonospora pallida genomic region:
- a CDS encoding transposase produces MIYRTITHRGRKGERRSFAETDYITLLDAAHQQLGGPIVLVWDNLNTHISAAMRGLIAARDWLTVIRLPAYAPDLNPTEGVWSHLKRSIGNLAVTGLDHLLAIIKNRLKRIQYRPDLLDGFLAHTGLALETGST; encoded by the coding sequence TTGATCTACCGCACCATCACCCACCGCGGCCGCAAGGGTGAACGGCGCAGCTTCGCCGAGACCGACTACATCACCCTGCTCGACGCCGCGCACCAGCAACTCGGCGGCCCGATCGTCCTCGTGTGGGACAACCTGAACACCCACATCAGCGCCGCCATGCGGGGGTTGATCGCCGCCCGGGACTGGCTGACCGTGATCCGGCTACCCGCCTACGCCCCGGACCTCAACCCCACCGAAGGCGTCTGGTCACACCTCAAACGCAGCATCGGCAACCTCGCCGTCACCGGCCTCGACCACCTCCTCGCGATCATCAAGAACCGACTCAAGCGCATCCAGTACCGCCCCGACCTACTCGACGGCTTCCTCGCCCATACCGGCCTGGCACTCGAAACCGGCTCAACCTAG
- a CDS encoding winged helix-turn-helix domain-containing protein: MRYPDGGGLSERGRAKREAVRRQAAGWFAEGVSVPEIASRLRVSQTAVYGWRQQWRAGGEDALASKGPGGSRCRLDEPRLRRLAEALDEGPAAHGFGDDQRWTLARVSDLIARLFHTRYTLRGTSYLLHRIGWSVQVPKHRPVERDEAAVVTWRREVWPAGKR, translated from the coding sequence ATGAGGTATCCCGATGGTGGTGGCCTGTCCGAGCGGGGGCGGGCGAAGCGTGAGGCGGTGCGGCGGCAGGCGGCCGGGTGGTTCGCCGAGGGTGTGTCGGTGCCGGAGATCGCGTCCCGGTTGCGGGTGTCGCAGACCGCCGTGTACGGCTGGCGGCAGCAGTGGCGGGCCGGCGGTGAGGACGCCCTGGCGTCAAAGGGGCCTGGTGGTTCCCGGTGCCGCCTCGACGAACCTCGGCTACGGAGGCTGGCCGAGGCCCTGGACGAGGGGCCGGCCGCGCACGGGTTCGGTGACGATCAGCGGTGGACTCTGGCGCGGGTGTCGGATCTGATCGCGCGACTGTTCCACACCCGGTACACGCTGCGTGGCACCTCCTATCTGCTGCACCGGATCGGCTGGTCGGTGCAGGTCCCGAAGCATCGGCCCGTCGAACGGGACGAGGCCGCGGTCGTAACGTGGCGGCGGGAGGTGTGGCCGGCGGGAAAACGGTAG
- a CDS encoding IS630 family transposase, with protein MGRRPEVFVRQVSMTEGQRLQRITRTAKDPVKLRRAIVVLMSAQGQPAPDIAHLLKVTEDYVRDVIHAFNDRGFDALDPKWSGGAPRRIDEQTRDWICVIARCDPRFLGRPFSCWSLAKLRDYLIAAGYVTTVSVETIRRVLHERGVSWQVTKTWKASTDPDFTAKMRRILDLYDHPPADGRVLCVDEFGPLNLQPRPGRAWRPQGQPVRLRATYTRDQGVRHMIAALDLATGRLHYRIRDRKRWQEFLAFLKTLRRRWPDQRLYLIVDNFSPHKHPEVRAWCAANRVDLVFLPTYASWLNWIEAEFAAVRYFALNGTDHRTHAEQDAAIGAYIRWRNQHTRPKTGFATNSKIRHPDYPFKAA; from the coding sequence GTGGGTAGACGGCCGGAGGTGTTCGTCCGGCAGGTATCGATGACCGAGGGCCAGCGGTTGCAGCGGATCACCCGGACCGCGAAGGACCCGGTGAAGCTGCGCCGGGCGATCGTGGTGCTGATGTCCGCCCAAGGCCAACCGGCCCCCGACATCGCCCACCTGCTGAAGGTGACCGAGGACTACGTGCGGGACGTGATCCACGCGTTCAACGACAGGGGGTTCGACGCACTCGACCCAAAATGGAGCGGGGGCGCACCGAGACGGATCGATGAGCAGACCCGCGACTGGATCTGCGTCATCGCCCGGTGCGACCCCCGCTTCCTCGGCCGACCGTTCTCCTGCTGGTCACTGGCAAAGCTGCGGGACTACCTGATCGCCGCCGGCTACGTCACGACGGTCAGCGTCGAGACGATCCGCCGTGTCCTGCACGAACGCGGCGTGTCCTGGCAGGTCACCAAGACTTGGAAGGCCAGCACCGACCCCGACTTCACCGCGAAGATGCGCCGCATCCTCGACCTCTACGACCACCCGCCCGCCGACGGCCGGGTCCTGTGCGTGGACGAGTTCGGGCCGCTGAACCTGCAACCCCGACCCGGCCGCGCCTGGCGGCCCCAGGGCCAGCCGGTGCGACTACGGGCCACCTACACCCGTGACCAGGGCGTGCGGCACATGATCGCCGCCCTCGACCTGGCCACCGGCAGGCTGCACTACCGCATCCGTGACCGCAAGCGCTGGCAGGAGTTCCTGGCCTTCCTCAAGACCCTGCGCCGCCGCTGGCCCGACCAGCGCCTCTACCTGATCGTGGACAACTTCTCTCCGCACAAGCACCCCGAGGTCCGTGCCTGGTGCGCCGCCAACCGGGTGGACCTGGTGTTCCTGCCGACGTACGCGTCCTGGCTGAACTGGATCGAGGCCGAGTTCGCCGCCGTCCGCTACTTCGCCCTCAACGGCACCGACCACCGCACCCATGCCGAGCAGGACGCCGCCATCGGCGCCTACATCCGCTGGCGCAACCAACACACCCGACCGAAAACCGGGTTCGCGACCAACTCCAAGATCCGCCATCCGGATTACCCGTTCAAGGCTGCATGA
- a CDS encoding HNH endonuclease translates to MTHKPPESLSIELPGGEMIQMLPPPGNGDPTKVNVVEALNPHVFDHCPVCAAPATSDEHLPPSSLGGIVMTRTCNPCNNKFGGYVEADLLHWFTWIIPAPRFRSENVPGARKSGRIAYRETSNGRFILLIDGKSDPSLEEMLRSGEVDLNGLLPDRNRYRLALLKQAYLGMCIALKGIPRGAISDQVRRDLIATRDAPSRQEVPTSALALGQFVRRFNQPQTDAPAALAVYSDNGRELSGVILVGRIFVAWEFRDALKSEPAGTNAIQGHLRVGKPVQGTVISVGD, encoded by the coding sequence ATGACACACAAGCCACCAGAGTCGCTGTCCATAGAACTTCCGGGCGGTGAGATGATTCAGATGTTACCACCTCCAGGGAACGGCGACCCGACTAAGGTCAACGTGGTCGAAGCACTGAATCCACACGTATTCGACCATTGCCCAGTCTGCGCCGCCCCAGCAACCAGCGATGAACACCTTCCTCCATCAAGCCTTGGCGGCATCGTCATGACCCGCACCTGCAACCCCTGCAACAACAAATTCGGGGGGTACGTCGAGGCCGACTTGCTTCACTGGTTCACCTGGATTATCCCAGCTCCGCGGTTCCGGTCAGAGAACGTACCTGGAGCACGAAAGTCCGGCAGAATCGCATACAGAGAAACAAGCAATGGGCGCTTCATACTCCTCATCGATGGCAAGTCCGATCCCAGCCTCGAAGAAATGTTGAGGAGTGGCGAGGTTGATCTAAACGGCCTCCTCCCAGACCGGAACCGCTATCGACTCGCACTGCTCAAACAAGCATATTTAGGCATGTGCATTGCCCTAAAGGGCATCCCAAGAGGCGCAATTTCCGATCAAGTGCGTCGCGATTTGATTGCCACACGCGACGCCCCAAGCCGACAAGAGGTACCAACTAGCGCGCTGGCACTGGGGCAATTCGTTCGCCGGTTCAACCAACCACAAACTGACGCTCCAGCAGCGCTGGCCGTGTATAGCGACAACGGCCGGGAGCTTTCCGGCGTGATATTGGTGGGCCGAATCTTCGTTGCCTGGGAGTTCAGAGACGCTTTGAAGAGCGAACCAGCCGGAACCAACGCCATCCAGGGGCATCTTCGTGTCGGAAAGCCGGTTCAGGGTACCGTAATCTCTGTCGGCGACTAA
- a CDS encoding DNA-3-methyladenine glycosylase family protein — protein sequence MTPTRILRPPPEHRFAETVRALTFSPYDPCARIAAGAFWWATRTPDGPATLCLRRHDGDLLAEAYGPGADWVLERADAIAGLRDDLTGFAELAGRHPVVSRLAAGHRGLRMPATGQVFRQLLRTVLEQKVTGKEAYRAYAAMVRHFAEPAPGPFALLLPPDPATVAAAPYWVFHPFGVEQRRAETLRRVAALADRLEACADAAEATRRLTAIPGIGPWSVAEVLRIAYGDPDAVSVGDYHVPNTVSWALAGEARGDDARMLALLEPFRGHRGRVCLLLAAGGVHAPRYGPRMPLRSFARF from the coding sequence GTGACCCCCACCCGGATCCTGCGTCCGCCGCCGGAGCACCGGTTCGCCGAGACGGTACGGGCGCTGACTTTCAGCCCGTACGACCCGTGCGCCCGGATCGCCGCCGGTGCGTTCTGGTGGGCGACCCGCACCCCGGATGGGCCGGCCACGCTGTGCCTGCGCCGGCACGACGGCGACCTGCTCGCCGAGGCGTACGGGCCGGGCGCGGACTGGGTGCTGGAGCGTGCCGACGCGATCGCCGGACTGCGCGACGACCTGACCGGCTTCGCCGAGCTGGCCGGCCGGCACCCGGTGGTGTCCCGGCTGGCCGCCGGGCACCGGGGGCTGCGGATGCCGGCCACCGGCCAGGTCTTCCGGCAGTTGCTGCGGACGGTCCTCGAGCAGAAGGTCACCGGCAAGGAGGCGTACCGGGCCTACGCGGCGATGGTCCGACACTTCGCCGAGCCCGCGCCGGGGCCGTTTGCGCTGCTGCTGCCGCCGGATCCGGCGACGGTGGCCGCCGCGCCGTACTGGGTGTTCCACCCGTTCGGGGTGGAGCAGCGGCGGGCCGAGACGTTGCGCCGGGTCGCCGCCCTCGCTGACCGCCTGGAGGCGTGCGCCGACGCCGCCGAGGCGACCCGGCGGCTGACCGCGATCCCCGGCATCGGCCCGTGGAGCGTCGCCGAGGTGCTACGCATCGCGTACGGCGACCCGGACGCGGTCAGCGTCGGGGACTACCACGTCCCGAACACGGTGAGCTGGGCGCTGGCCGGCGAGGCGCGCGGGGACGACGCCCGGATGCTGGCCCTGCTGGAGCCGTTCCGGGGGCACCGGGGACGGGTCTGTCTGCTGCTGGCCGCCGGGGGCGTGCACGCACCCCGGTACGGCCCTCGGATGCCGCTGCGTTCCTTCGCCCGCTTCTGA
- a CDS encoding DUF1990 family protein: MPIPEVPVPLTYPHVGATRTGDLPAGWRHVRHRVRLPDGCFAHAGTAVLTWRLHRAAGIRITADAPRAAPGVAVTSGLGIGPFRLDAPCEVVWAADDDRRAGFGYGTLPGHPARGEEAFVVERDDAGRVWFEIRAFSRPDRWIMRAAGPAGRAFQHGYARWLAYTLRRLCVRAG, encoded by the coding sequence GTGCCGATCCCGGAGGTGCCCGTGCCGCTGACCTATCCGCACGTCGGAGCCACCCGCACCGGGGACCTGCCGGCGGGCTGGCGGCACGTGCGGCACCGGGTCCGGCTCCCCGACGGATGTTTCGCCCACGCGGGCACGGCCGTGCTCACCTGGCGGCTGCACCGCGCCGCCGGCATCCGGATCACCGCCGACGCGCCCCGGGCCGCGCCGGGCGTCGCCGTCACCTCCGGGCTGGGCATCGGCCCGTTCCGGCTCGACGCCCCGTGCGAGGTGGTCTGGGCCGCCGACGACGACCGGCGGGCCGGCTTCGGGTACGGCACCCTCCCCGGCCACCCGGCGCGCGGCGAGGAGGCGTTCGTGGTAGAACGCGACGACGCCGGCCGGGTCTGGTTCGAGATCCGCGCGTTCAGCCGCCCGGACCGCTGGATCATGCGGGCCGCCGGCCCCGCCGGGCGGGCCTTCCAGCACGGGTACGCCCGCTGGCTGGCGTACACCCTGCGGAGACTCTGCGTCCGGGCCGGCTGA
- a CDS encoding ATP-dependent DNA ligase → MELPLNPPVEPMLAKSVARIPTGEQMTYEPKWDGFRCIVFRDGDEVELASRGGKMMTRYFPEVVEQARRQLPERCAVDGELVVIRRDGPDGQPRLDFELLAQRIHPAASRVRLLAESTPADFVAFDLLAIDDEVLLDRPYPQRRARLEAALAGVRPPVHVTPVTTDVDTARRWFDIFEGAGLDGLIAKPADLPYEPGKRLMFKVKHARTADVVVAGFRWHKSGPVVGSLLLGLYDQSGTLHHVGVCASFTMARRAELLEELGPYRDVGDEHPWAHGDHERGQRIPGGVSRWTGGKNLEWEPLRPELVLEVGYDAMEGDRFRHTAQFVRWRPDRDPRSCGYDQLERPVRFDVDQVLRGDPVPTTEPT, encoded by the coding sequence GTGGAGCTGCCGCTGAACCCGCCGGTCGAGCCGATGCTGGCCAAGAGCGTCGCCCGGATCCCCACCGGCGAGCAGATGACGTACGAGCCGAAGTGGGACGGGTTCCGGTGCATCGTCTTCCGGGACGGCGACGAGGTCGAACTGGCCAGCCGGGGCGGCAAGATGATGACCCGGTACTTCCCCGAGGTCGTCGAGCAGGCCCGCCGGCAGTTGCCGGAGCGCTGCGCGGTCGACGGCGAGCTGGTCGTGATCCGGCGGGACGGCCCCGACGGGCAGCCCCGGCTCGACTTCGAGCTGCTCGCCCAGCGGATCCATCCGGCCGCCTCCCGGGTGCGGCTGCTCGCCGAGAGCACCCCCGCCGACTTCGTCGCCTTCGACCTGCTGGCCATCGACGACGAGGTGCTGCTCGACCGCCCTTACCCGCAGCGCCGGGCCCGGTTGGAGGCCGCGCTGGCCGGGGTACGCCCGCCGGTGCACGTCACCCCGGTCACCACCGACGTGGACACTGCGCGTCGCTGGTTCGACATCTTCGAGGGCGCCGGGCTGGACGGGTTGATCGCCAAGCCGGCCGACCTGCCGTACGAGCCGGGCAAGCGGCTGATGTTCAAGGTCAAGCACGCCCGCACCGCCGACGTGGTGGTGGCCGGCTTCCGCTGGCACAAGTCCGGCCCGGTGGTCGGCTCGCTGCTGCTCGGCCTCTACGACCAGTCGGGCACGCTGCACCACGTCGGCGTCTGCGCCTCGTTCACCATGGCCCGCCGGGCGGAGCTGCTGGAGGAGCTGGGCCCGTACCGGGACGTCGGCGACGAGCACCCGTGGGCGCACGGTGACCACGAGCGCGGCCAGCGCATCCCGGGTGGGGTGAGCCGCTGGACCGGCGGCAAGAACCTGGAGTGGGAGCCGCTGCGCCCGGAGCTGGTCCTCGAGGTCGGGTACGACGCGATGGAGGGCGACCGGTTCCGGCACACCGCACAGTTCGTCCGTTGGCGGCCGGACCGCGACCCCCGATCATGCGGGTACGACCAGTTGGAGCGCCCGGTCCGTTTCGACGTCGACCAGGTGCTGCGCGGCGACCCGGTGCCGACGACCGAGCCGACCTGA
- a CDS encoding alpha/beta hydrolase: MSRTPDPSPTRRVRLALAVFVVAALVVTGCTLPTFAPRAEVEGETPVAPLGATPRWRSCPETAEQVAGRAARDMRYECTRIAVPRRWVTTGDRATVPPGGGETFEIALLRARSTKQRDRIGSLVVNPGGPGGSGVDIAVYLSLGEQFGGLPATVTERFDIVGFDPRGVARSSPVECISDTDLDASFGYDPDPASTAAFDGLVALNQRIGRSCGTRYGDQLSLYGTEQAALDMDLVRAAVGDEKLTYLGYSYGTLLGAVYAQRFPERVRALVLDGAIDPRQDAVEASESQAKGFERAFGNFVRWCSGNADRCPLAPDARAAVTSALDKARVSPVRGADDREATSGWVFYAIISSLYTEQGWQELARAIDQLADGDPAGVFRLADAYAGRNPDGTYSNLFDANLTVNCADDEERPTRERIRQLQTQWRTAYPLFGPALAVGLLTCTHWPARPDPYPTGKADGAPPILVVGTTGDPATPYEQTPALAGMLGVGRVLTWEGEGHTAYPQTTCVTDAVDAYLIDLTVPREGLRCPAR; encoded by the coding sequence GTGAGCCGTACTCCCGACCCGTCCCCGACCCGCCGGGTTCGGCTCGCGCTGGCCGTGTTCGTCGTGGCGGCCCTGGTCGTCACCGGCTGCACCCTGCCGACCTTCGCCCCCCGGGCCGAGGTGGAGGGCGAGACGCCGGTGGCCCCGCTGGGCGCGACCCCACGGTGGCGGTCCTGCCCGGAGACCGCCGAGCAGGTGGCCGGGCGCGCCGCGCGGGACATGCGGTACGAGTGCACACGGATCGCCGTACCGCGTCGGTGGGTCACCACCGGCGACCGCGCGACGGTCCCGCCGGGCGGTGGCGAGACCTTCGAGATCGCCCTGCTGCGGGCCCGCTCCACGAAGCAGCGCGACCGGATCGGCTCGCTGGTGGTCAACCCGGGCGGGCCGGGTGGCTCGGGCGTCGACATCGCGGTCTACCTCTCCCTCGGGGAACAGTTCGGCGGCCTGCCGGCGACGGTGACCGAACGGTTCGACATCGTCGGCTTCGACCCGCGCGGGGTGGCCCGGTCCAGTCCGGTCGAGTGCATCTCCGACACCGACCTGGACGCCAGCTTCGGCTACGACCCCGACCCGGCGTCCACCGCCGCGTTCGACGGGCTGGTCGCCCTCAACCAGCGGATCGGCCGGTCCTGCGGGACGAGGTACGGCGACCAGTTGTCGCTGTACGGCACCGAGCAGGCCGCCCTGGACATGGACCTGGTGCGCGCCGCCGTCGGCGACGAGAAACTGACCTACCTGGGCTACTCGTACGGCACCCTGCTCGGCGCGGTGTACGCCCAGCGGTTCCCGGAGCGGGTCCGGGCGCTGGTCCTCGACGGGGCGATCGACCCACGCCAGGACGCGGTGGAGGCGTCGGAGAGTCAGGCGAAGGGCTTCGAGCGAGCCTTCGGGAACTTCGTCCGCTGGTGTTCCGGCAACGCCGACCGCTGTCCGCTCGCCCCGGACGCCCGGGCGGCGGTGACCTCGGCCCTGGACAAGGCCCGGGTCTCCCCGGTCCGGGGAGCGGACGACCGGGAGGCCACCTCCGGCTGGGTCTTCTACGCGATCATCTCGTCGCTCTACACCGAGCAGGGGTGGCAGGAGCTGGCCCGGGCGATCGACCAACTGGCCGACGGTGATCCGGCCGGTGTGTTCCGCCTCGCCGACGCGTACGCCGGCCGGAACCCGGACGGCACCTACAGCAACCTGTTCGACGCCAACCTCACCGTCAACTGCGCCGACGACGAGGAGCGGCCGACCCGGGAACGGATCCGCCAGCTCCAGACGCAGTGGCGCACGGCGTACCCGCTGTTCGGGCCGGCACTGGCGGTGGGGCTGCTGACCTGCACGCACTGGCCCGCCCGACCCGACCCGTACCCGACCGGCAAGGCCGACGGCGCGCCACCGATCCTGGTGGTCGGCACCACCGGTGACCCGGCCACCCCGTACGAGCAGACCCCGGCGCTGGCCGGCATGCTCGGCGTGGGACGGGTGCTCACCTGGGAGGGCGAGGGGCACACCGCCTACCCGCAGACCACCTGCGTCACCGACGCCGTCGACGCCTACCTGATCGACCTGACCGTCCCCCGGGAAGGGCTACGCTGCCCGGCGCGCTGA
- a CDS encoding potassium channel family protein has product MDLLLWPFRWIYRGLVWFANSPRTLMISYLLMIVVAGVIYSQVEDKSAADSVWWAVVTASTVGYGDISPTTWQGRTLAALLISTMVLLVIPLITAHFASQLIVDDDAFEHEEQEELKADLRQVRALLEEIAARQGIVLSELPEVSNVSAPGSVALPGGRSGRSGRRRRRR; this is encoded by the coding sequence ATGGACCTTTTGCTGTGGCCGTTCCGGTGGATCTACCGGGGGTTGGTCTGGTTCGCCAACTCACCCCGCACCCTTATGATCTCGTACCTGTTGATGATCGTCGTGGCCGGAGTGATCTACAGCCAGGTCGAGGACAAGAGCGCCGCCGACTCGGTCTGGTGGGCGGTGGTCACCGCCTCCACCGTCGGTTACGGGGACATCTCCCCGACCACCTGGCAGGGACGTACCCTCGCGGCGCTGCTCATCTCGACCATGGTGCTGCTGGTCATCCCCCTGATCACCGCTCACTTCGCCAGCCAGCTCATCGTGGACGACGACGCCTTCGAGCACGAGGAGCAGGAGGAACTGAAGGCCGACCTGCGTCAGGTGCGGGCACTGCTGGAGGAGATCGCCGCCCGGCAGGGCATCGTCCTGTCGGAACTACCGGAGGTGTCGAACGTCAGCGCGCCGGGCAGCGTAGCCCTTCCCGGGGGACGGTCAGGTCGATCAGGTAGGCGTCGACGGCGTCGGTGA
- a CDS encoding GNAT family N-acetyltransferase: MSDLVFRTAVRADLPVLVALLADDVLGRGREAAVVDEAYERAFADITADPRNQLVVAEQDGEVVGCLQITYIPGLGRHGAERSLIESVRVRADRRGAGTGRALMRWAIDQARQRGCALVQLTTDKRRADAHRFYLGLGFVASHEGMKLAL; this comes from the coding sequence ATGTCTGACCTGGTGTTCCGGACAGCGGTCCGGGCCGATCTGCCCGTGCTTGTCGCCCTCCTCGCCGACGACGTCCTCGGCCGAGGGCGGGAGGCGGCGGTCGTGGACGAGGCGTACGAGCGGGCCTTCGCGGACATCACCGCCGACCCGCGCAACCAGCTCGTGGTCGCCGAGCAGGACGGCGAGGTGGTGGGCTGCCTCCAGATCACCTATATCCCGGGGCTGGGCCGACACGGGGCCGAACGGTCCCTCATCGAGTCCGTCCGGGTGCGCGCCGACCGCCGGGGCGCCGGGACCGGTCGGGCGCTGATGCGCTGGGCGATCGACCAGGCCCGGCAGCGGGGTTGCGCGCTGGTGCAGCTCACCACGGACAAGCGGCGGGCGGACGCCCACCGGTTCTACCTCGGCCTCGGGTTCGTCGCCAGCCACGAAGGCATGAAGCTGGCTCTCTGA
- a CDS encoding GNAT family N-acetyltransferase: protein MPVRPDPTDPGHCLLHADDGTPLARFRPLDDGGTTVADGFRPLPGVPLDRVAAQATRDLAGTRLDTPDDGLGEALAALGHHRRSAVELRHDLTGVPEEVMLPPGWTFAPPGWDDDLAEGLAAAYGPDHPDGAWTPAATAEVRAMVDRGEPVPPLAGATARVVDPAGRSAGHVLCAGPVPWTADRCGWVLNLAVAPRAQGRGLGRALLGYALRGTATAGLPTLGLAVTDGNPARRLYDAAGFRLHTRVISVRLP, encoded by the coding sequence ATGCCCGTTCGCCCCGATCCGACCGACCCCGGCCACTGTCTGCTGCACGCCGACGACGGCACGCCGCTGGCCCGGTTCCGGCCCCTCGACGACGGGGGAACGACCGTCGCCGACGGATTCCGGCCGTTGCCCGGGGTCCCGCTCGACCGGGTCGCCGCCCAGGCGACCCGTGACCTTGCCGGGACGCGACTGGACACCCCCGACGACGGGCTGGGCGAGGCGCTGGCCGCGCTCGGGCACCACAGGCGCAGCGCCGTCGAGCTGCGGCACGACCTGACCGGCGTACCGGAGGAGGTCATGCTGCCGCCGGGGTGGACCTTCGCGCCGCCCGGCTGGGACGACGACCTCGCGGAGGGGCTCGCTGCCGCGTACGGGCCCGACCATCCGGACGGGGCGTGGACACCGGCGGCCACCGCGGAGGTCCGGGCGATGGTCGACCGGGGCGAGCCGGTGCCGCCGCTGGCCGGCGCGACCGCACGGGTGGTCGACCCGGCGGGGCGCAGCGCCGGGCACGTCCTCTGCGCGGGACCGGTGCCGTGGACCGCGGACCGCTGCGGCTGGGTGCTCAACCTCGCGGTGGCACCCCGGGCGCAGGGCCGTGGCCTCGGCCGGGCTCTGCTCGGGTACGCGCTGCGCGGCACCGCCACGGCCGGGCTGCCGACGCTCGGCCTCGCGGTGACCGACGGCAACCCGGCCCGTCGCCTCTACGACGCCGCCGGGTTCCGGCTGCACACCCGGGTGATCTCGGTACGGCTACCGTGA
- a CDS encoding class I SAM-dependent methyltransferase, which produces MAAARNTYTHGHHETVLRSHRWRTVANSAAYLLPHLRPGQAVLDVGCGPGTITVDLAGRVGRVTALEVTEEALQLARAEARSRGRDNIDFVVADVHALDLPDAAYDVVHAHQVLQHVADPVQALREMRRVCRPGGIVAARDSDYAAFTWFPRVPELDEWLALYQRAARANGGEPDAGRRLLSWARAAGFTDITPTAATWCFATPEDRQWWGGMWAERIRHSALADQVLASGVATADDLARLSAGWRQWADAEDGWFAVLHGEILCRA; this is translated from the coding sequence ATGGCCGCCGCCCGCAACACCTACACCCACGGACACCACGAGACCGTACTGCGGTCCCACCGCTGGCGTACCGTGGCGAACTCCGCCGCCTACCTGCTGCCCCACCTCCGGCCCGGTCAGGCCGTGCTCGACGTCGGCTGTGGACCCGGCACCATCACCGTGGACCTGGCCGGGCGGGTGGGCCGGGTGACCGCGCTGGAGGTCACCGAGGAGGCGCTCCAGCTCGCGCGGGCCGAGGCGCGGTCCCGTGGACGGGACAACATCGACTTCGTGGTGGCCGACGTGCACGCGTTGGACCTGCCCGACGCGGCGTACGACGTGGTCCACGCCCACCAGGTGCTCCAGCACGTGGCCGACCCGGTCCAGGCCCTGCGGGAGATGCGCCGGGTCTGCCGGCCCGGCGGAATCGTCGCCGCCCGGGACAGCGACTACGCGGCGTTCACCTGGTTTCCCCGGGTGCCCGAACTGGACGAGTGGCTCGCCCTGTACCAGCGGGCCGCCCGCGCCAACGGCGGCGAGCCCGACGCGGGTCGGCGGCTGCTCTCCTGGGCCCGCGCCGCCGGGTTCACCGACATCACTCCGACGGCCGCCACCTGGTGCTTCGCCACTCCCGAGGACCGACAGTGGTGGGGCGGCATGTGGGCCGAGCGGATCCGGCACTCTGCCCTGGCCGACCAGGTGCTGGCGTCCGGCGTCGCCACCGCCGACGACCTGGCCCGCCTGTCGGCCGGGTGGCGGCAGTGGGCGGACGCCGAGGACGGCTGGTTCGCCGTCCTGCACGGCGAGATCCTCTGCCGCGCCTGA
- the ligD gene encoding non-homologous end-joining DNA ligase: MGGTKAAAVEIEVAGHTVRLTSPDRVIYPERGFTKSDVFHYYLAVGDGIMRALRHRPTTLQRFPDGVEGEMFFQKRVPARGVPPWVETARIAFPSGRSADELCPADLAHVAWAAQMGTIVFHPWPVRSADVDRPDELRVDLDPQPGTDFADAVEAAGELRGLLDELGATGWPKTSGGRGVHVYLRIEPRWTFTEVRRATIALARELERRRPDLITTAWWKEQRGEHVFVDYNQMARDRTIACAYSLRANARATVSTPVTWDELPAVEPDDFHLGSVPARLAERGDPHAGIDDAPWDITPLLEWADRDAAGGSGDLPYPPDHPKMPGEPKRVQPSRERATDG; this comes from the coding sequence ATGGGTGGCACGAAGGCAGCGGCCGTCGAGATCGAGGTGGCCGGGCACACGGTACGACTGACCAGCCCGGACCGGGTGATCTACCCCGAGCGGGGCTTCACCAAGTCCGACGTCTTCCACTACTACCTCGCCGTGGGCGACGGGATCATGCGGGCGCTGCGGCACCGCCCCACCACGCTGCAACGCTTCCCCGACGGGGTCGAGGGGGAGATGTTCTTCCAGAAGCGGGTACCGGCCCGGGGCGTACCGCCGTGGGTGGAGACAGCGCGGATCGCGTTCCCCAGCGGACGCAGTGCCGACGAGCTCTGCCCGGCGGACCTGGCCCACGTGGCGTGGGCCGCGCAGATGGGCACGATCGTCTTCCACCCCTGGCCGGTACGCTCCGCCGACGTCGACCGGCCCGACGAACTCCGTGTCGACCTGGACCCACAGCCCGGCACCGACTTCGCCGACGCGGTCGAGGCGGCCGGCGAACTGCGCGGCCTGCTCGACGAGTTGGGCGCGACCGGCTGGCCGAAGACCTCCGGCGGTCGGGGCGTGCACGTCTACCTGCGCATCGAGCCGCGCTGGACGTTTACCGAGGTACGCCGGGCCACCATCGCCCTGGCCCGGGAGCTGGAACGCCGACGCCCCGACCTGATCACCACCGCCTGGTGGAAGGAGCAGCGGGGAGAACACGTCTTCGTCGACTACAACCAGATGGCCCGGGACCGGACGATCGCCTGCGCGTACTCGCTGCGGGCCAACGCCCGGGCCACCGTCTCCACCCCGGTCACCTGGGACGAGCTGCCCGCCGTCGAGCCGGACGACTTCCACCTGGGCAGCGTCCCGGCCCGGCTGGCCGAGCGGGGGGACCCGCACGCCGGCATCGACGACGCGCCGTGGGACATCACGCCGCTGCTGGAGTGGGCCGACCGGGACGCCGCCGGCGGCTCGGGCGACCTGCCGTACCCGCCGGACCACCCGAAGATGCCCGGCGAACCCAAGCGGGTGCAACCGTCCCGGGAAAGGGCCACCGACGGTTGA